The Streptomyces sp. HUAS CB01 genome has a segment encoding these proteins:
- a CDS encoding alkaline phosphatase D family protein, which translates to MTSRLTSTPSRRSVVKAAAATAVATAAAAPALAAASPAVAAEQGTAFLHGIASGDPLPDGVLLWTRVTPAPDALPGSGKGPATEVGWEIAEDKDFTKVVAGGLTTATAATDHTVKVDVRGLRPATAYFFRFASGGTVSATGRTRTAPAADAAAPGVRFGVVSCANWESGYFAAYRHLAARADLDAILHLGDYIYEYGTGGYPADEYVVRRHEPAHEITTLADYRTRHGKYKTDADLQALHAAHPLVAIWDDHEIANDAWAGGAENHTPGTEGDYAARAAAAKRAYFEWMPVRTSTEGTVYRRLRFGKLADLHLLDLRSFRSEQASVGSGKVDDPERTITGRAQLDWLKSGLASSDATWKLVGTSVMISPVAFGSVPAHLLGPIAELLGLPKEGLAVNVDQWDGYTDDRKELLKHLTDRGIRNTVFLTGDIHMAWANDVPVKAATYPLSQSAATEFVVTSVSSDNLDDLLHVAPGTLSVVAATAVKAANRHVKWLDMDHHGYGVLDVTAERSQMDYYTLSDKTRPDATASWARSYRTLNGTQKVERVNQPVR; encoded by the coding sequence GTGACCAGTAGACTCACCTCAACTCCCAGCCGCCGCTCGGTCGTCAAAGCCGCTGCCGCCACCGCTGTCGCCACCGCCGCCGCCGCACCCGCGCTCGCGGCCGCGTCTCCCGCCGTCGCCGCCGAACAGGGCACGGCCTTCCTCCACGGGATCGCCTCGGGCGATCCCCTCCCCGATGGCGTCCTGCTGTGGACCCGGGTCACCCCGGCCCCCGACGCACTGCCCGGCTCCGGCAAGGGGCCCGCCACCGAGGTGGGTTGGGAGATCGCCGAGGACAAGGACTTCACCAAGGTCGTCGCCGGCGGGCTGACCACCGCCACCGCGGCCACCGACCACACCGTCAAGGTCGACGTCCGGGGGCTGCGCCCGGCCACCGCCTACTTCTTCCGCTTCGCCTCCGGCGGCACCGTGTCGGCCACCGGCCGCACCCGCACCGCGCCCGCCGCCGACGCCGCCGCGCCCGGGGTGCGCTTCGGCGTGGTGTCCTGCGCCAACTGGGAGTCCGGGTACTTCGCCGCGTACCGCCATCTCGCGGCCCGCGCCGACCTGGACGCGATCCTGCACCTCGGCGACTACATCTACGAGTACGGCACCGGCGGCTACCCGGCCGACGAGTACGTCGTGCGCCGGCACGAACCCGCGCACGAGATCACGACGCTCGCCGACTACCGGACCCGGCACGGCAAGTACAAGACCGACGCCGACCTGCAGGCACTGCACGCCGCCCATCCGCTCGTCGCGATCTGGGACGACCACGAGATCGCCAACGACGCCTGGGCGGGGGGCGCGGAGAACCACACCCCCGGCACCGAGGGCGACTACGCGGCCCGCGCCGCGGCCGCCAAGCGGGCCTACTTCGAGTGGATGCCCGTGCGCACCTCCACGGAGGGCACGGTCTACCGCCGGCTGCGCTTCGGCAAACTGGCCGATCTCCATCTGCTGGACCTGCGCTCGTTCCGTTCCGAGCAGGCGTCCGTGGGCAGCGGCAAGGTCGACGACCCGGAGCGCACGATCACGGGCCGCGCCCAGCTCGACTGGCTCAAGTCCGGCCTGGCGTCCTCGGACGCGACGTGGAAGCTCGTCGGCACCTCGGTGATGATCTCGCCGGTGGCCTTCGGTTCCGTACCCGCCCATCTGCTGGGGCCGATCGCCGAGCTGCTCGGCCTGCCCAAGGAGGGGCTCGCCGTCAACGTGGACCAGTGGGACGGCTACACGGACGACCGCAAGGAGCTGCTGAAGCACCTGACGGACCGGGGGATCAGGAACACCGTCTTCCTCACCGGCGACATCCACATGGCGTGGGCCAACGACGTGCCGGTGAAGGCGGCGACGTACCCGCTGTCGCAGTCGGCCGCGACCGAGTTCGTGGTCACGTCGGTGAGTTCCGACAACCTGGACGACCTCCTGCACGTCGCCCCCGGCACGCTGTCCGTGGTCGCGGCCACCGCCGTCAAGGCCGCGAACCGCCATGTGAAATGGCTCGACATGGACCACCACGGCTACGGCGTCCTCGACGTGACCGCCGAACGGTCGCAGATGGACTACTACACCCTCTCCGACAAGACACGTCCGGACGCGACCGCCTCCTGGGCGCGCTCGTACCGGACGCTGAACGGAACGCAGAAGGTCGAGCGCGTCAACCAGCCGGTGCGCTGA